One Tunturibacter gelidoferens genomic region harbors:
- a CDS encoding S41 family peptidase, translating to MAPRTRRALFSATVFLATCAVIGSFINQKVAAQSASDESTLRDSLHSFTNVYSLVEQNYAEPLNTDKTDKAIYDGAIPGMLHVLDPHSNFYDPKAFAQMREDQHGKYYGVGMTIQPQPTASGKTKIVVLYPFEGTPSYKAGIRPGDEILTVDGKSTEGMDSAAVATLLKGARGTHVSVTMIREGAARPLVFDLVRDEIPRPSVDLAFLLSPGVGYIHVSSFIETTSHEVGDALDKFGDIHGLVLDLRGNPGGLLNEAVNMSDKFLQKGQIVVSQRGRAFPDQVYRATRGEEGPKFPIVVLVNRNTASAAEIVSGALQDHDRALIVGETTFGKGLVQTVFQITENTGLALTTYHYYTPSGRLIQRNYDHVSLYDYYYVRDDSDKAKNKNNLEVKLTDSGRTVYGGGGITPDEKIDNQKLNHFQDNLLIHYAFFNFSKHYLASHTVTKDFAVDDAVFQQFKAFLKDNQIDYTDSDIAGVSDWVKESIKSELFTSQFGQLEGLKVRAEWDPQIAKAVTFLPEAQTLEDHSKLAQKNTASR from the coding sequence ATGGCTCCCCGTACTCGCCGCGCACTCTTCTCTGCTACCGTCTTTCTGGCCACCTGCGCCGTCATCGGCTCCTTCATCAACCAGAAGGTAGCCGCCCAGTCCGCCAGCGATGAGTCCACCCTGCGCGACTCGCTTCACTCCTTCACCAACGTGTATTCCCTGGTCGAGCAGAACTACGCCGAGCCCCTCAACACCGACAAGACCGACAAGGCCATCTACGACGGTGCGATCCCAGGCATGCTCCACGTCCTCGATCCTCACTCGAATTTTTACGACCCCAAGGCCTTCGCCCAGATGCGGGAGGACCAGCACGGCAAGTACTACGGCGTTGGCATGACCATCCAGCCTCAGCCAACTGCCAGCGGCAAGACCAAGATCGTCGTCCTCTACCCCTTCGAAGGAACTCCCTCGTATAAAGCCGGCATCCGCCCTGGTGACGAGATCCTCACCGTCGACGGCAAATCCACCGAAGGCATGGACTCCGCCGCAGTCGCCACTCTTCTCAAAGGTGCACGCGGCACCCACGTCTCAGTCACCATGATCCGCGAGGGCGCCGCCCGTCCCCTGGTCTTCGATCTCGTCCGCGATGAAATCCCGCGCCCCTCAGTCGATCTCGCCTTCTTGCTGAGCCCCGGCGTCGGCTATATCCACGTCTCCAGCTTTATCGAAACCACCAGCCACGAGGTCGGCGACGCACTCGACAAGTTCGGCGACATCCATGGCCTCGTTCTCGACCTCCGCGGCAACCCCGGCGGCCTGCTCAACGAAGCCGTTAATATGTCCGACAAATTCCTGCAAAAGGGACAGATCGTAGTCTCCCAACGCGGCCGCGCCTTCCCTGATCAGGTCTATCGCGCCACCCGTGGCGAAGAGGGTCCCAAGTTCCCCATCGTCGTCTTGGTCAACCGCAACACCGCCTCAGCCGCTGAGATCGTCTCCGGCGCCCTCCAGGATCACGACCGCGCCCTGATCGTCGGTGAAACCACCTTCGGCAAGGGCCTCGTGCAGACTGTCTTCCAGATCACCGAGAACACTGGCCTCGCCCTCACCACCTATCACTACTACACGCCGTCGGGCCGTCTCATCCAGCGCAACTACGACCATGTCTCGCTCTATGACTACTACTACGTGCGCGACGACTCCGACAAAGCGAAGAACAAGAACAACTTGGAGGTCAAACTCACCGACTCCGGACGTACCGTTTACGGCGGCGGCGGCATCACCCCCGATGAGAAGATCGACAACCAGAAGTTGAACCACTTCCAGGACAATCTCCTCATCCACTACGCCTTCTTCAACTTCAGCAAGCACTACCTCGCCAGCCACACCGTCACCAAAGACTTCGCGGTCGACGACGCAGTCTTTCAGCAGTTCAAAGCCTTCCTCAAGGACAATCAAATCGACTACACCGACTCCGACATCGCAGGAGTCAGCGACTGGGTTAAGGAGAGCATCAAGAGCGAGCTCTTCACCTCGCAGTTCGGTCAACTCGAAG
- a CDS encoding peptidylprolyl isomerase produces the protein MTLRISQFAVVCGLGLLTLPGVVQAQAPRYQSPLSVPNAPQPVLTLPVTQPITPNGTVVEDVVVHVNDQIISRSDVERAEQQLAEETRQTGVSAADVNERQKNLLRDMIDKQLLLSRGKELGINADADVIRRLDEIRKQNHLDTMEDLEKAARQQGVSFEDFKAGIRDSVITQQVVRDEVGRRLQITQGQEQAYYDAHKQEFTQPEQIKLSEILIPTAADADDAAVAQAKAKAESIEAKLKAGSKFEDLAEAFSGGPTADKGGDLGLYKRGALAKVLEDQTFDLKAGEWTAPIRTRQGFVILKVTDHVSPGVPPLKEVEPQIQEAMYSEQMQPALRAYLTKLREEAYIDIRAGYVDSGASAKQTKPVFTAYAPPVAKKKTVQQKKRFDRGTKFSTAAKTTAAPVATPVAVVTTPTTTTTTKNGKAAKPAKVKREKVRFGQAPRNSLPAGPEETASGSDVGAGAASASAAPAQAAAPGTAIAPLETGAQESSSDVGPNPLVATAPVVGKTRMSDRAKVDAAAKKTAKVKKVKEKAAAAPAPASAEEKATQQTQAAPLGLNGDTAKKKKKKKVKGAKKERLQDKPPAPKAAAPEETPSKAPDRGTPLEGVHGTGTPAPKASDKTTLPPATAPPASNPPDGGQPPATPGSPTPTPPPQ, from the coding sequence ATGACCTTGAGAATTTCGCAGTTTGCGGTGGTGTGCGGGCTAGGTTTGCTGACACTGCCGGGAGTGGTGCAAGCACAAGCGCCGCGGTACCAGAGCCCTTTGAGCGTTCCGAACGCGCCGCAACCTGTGCTGACGCTGCCAGTTACCCAGCCGATTACGCCGAATGGAACCGTGGTGGAGGATGTGGTCGTGCATGTGAACGACCAGATCATCAGCCGGAGCGACGTGGAGCGGGCAGAACAGCAGCTTGCCGAAGAGACCCGGCAGACCGGAGTGAGTGCTGCTGACGTAAACGAGAGGCAGAAGAACCTGCTGCGCGACATGATCGATAAGCAGCTGCTGCTCTCGCGTGGCAAGGAACTGGGAATCAACGCGGACGCCGATGTGATTCGGCGTTTGGACGAGATTCGCAAGCAAAACCACTTGGACACGATGGAGGACCTGGAGAAGGCGGCGCGGCAGCAGGGCGTCTCGTTCGAGGACTTCAAGGCGGGGATTCGCGATAGCGTGATTACCCAGCAGGTGGTGCGGGATGAGGTAGGCCGCCGTCTGCAGATTACGCAGGGTCAGGAACAGGCTTACTACGACGCGCACAAGCAGGAGTTTACTCAGCCGGAGCAGATCAAGCTGAGCGAGATCTTGATTCCTACAGCTGCCGATGCCGATGATGCTGCGGTCGCGCAGGCGAAGGCGAAGGCGGAGTCGATTGAGGCAAAGCTGAAGGCGGGCAGTAAGTTCGAGGATTTGGCTGAGGCGTTTTCGGGTGGGCCCACGGCGGATAAGGGTGGGGATCTGGGACTTTACAAGCGCGGAGCGCTGGCGAAGGTGCTCGAGGACCAGACGTTCGATCTGAAGGCGGGGGAGTGGACGGCGCCGATTCGGACGCGGCAGGGATTTGTGATTTTGAAGGTCACCGACCATGTATCTCCCGGTGTGCCACCGCTGAAGGAGGTAGAGCCGCAGATTCAAGAGGCGATGTACTCGGAGCAGATGCAACCTGCGTTGCGCGCGTACCTGACGAAGCTGAGGGAAGAGGCTTATATCGACATTCGCGCTGGGTATGTGGATTCGGGCGCAAGCGCGAAGCAGACCAAGCCGGTGTTTACGGCGTACGCTCCGCCGGTCGCGAAAAAGAAGACGGTTCAGCAGAAGAAGAGATTTGATCGGGGTACGAAGTTCTCCACTGCCGCGAAGACGACGGCGGCGCCTGTGGCTACGCCGGTTGCAGTGGTGACGACTCCGACGACTACTACCACAACGAAGAACGGCAAGGCTGCTAAACCGGCGAAGGTGAAGCGGGAGAAGGTCCGGTTTGGACAGGCTCCGCGCAACTCTTTGCCGGCGGGGCCCGAGGAGACGGCTTCGGGAAGTGATGTAGGTGCTGGCGCGGCGTCGGCTTCTGCTGCCCCTGCGCAGGCCGCTGCTCCCGGGACGGCGATTGCACCTCTGGAAACGGGTGCGCAGGAGTCGAGCTCCGATGTGGGACCGAATCCCCTAGTAGCGACTGCGCCTGTAGTTGGTAAGACCCGCATGAGTGACCGCGCGAAGGTTGATGCGGCGGCGAAGAAGACGGCAAAGGTGAAGAAGGTGAAGGAGAAGGCGGCAGCTGCGCCTGCCCCTGCGAGTGCCGAAGAGAAGGCGACCCAGCAGACCCAGGCTGCACCGCTGGGACTGAACGGAGATACAGCCAAGAAGAAGAAAAAGAAGAAGGTGAAGGGCGCGAAGAAGGAGCGGCTTCAGGATAAGCCTCCTGCACCGAAGGCTGCCGCGCCAGAGGAGACGCCGTCGAAGGCTCCTGACCGCGGTACTCCACTCGAAGGAGTTCACGGGACGGGCACTCCTGCACCGAAGGCGAGTGATAAGACGACGCTGCCTCCGGCGACTGCGCCTCCGGCGAGTAATCCTCCGGATGGGGGGCAGCCTCCGGCTACGCCAGGGTCGCCGACCCCGACTCCACCACCACAATAA
- a CDS encoding 3'-5' exoribonuclease YhaM family protein, whose amino-acid sequence MVYSARAAALAFLFVVIEVVRGILVEMKDFFIEDAARFDNATVTTYFVLTSMQVRDKKQGGQFLALKVSDKTGSLEARMWDDVTEAIATCDEGCYVKVQGDISKYQGKFQITLKKLRLAAESEIDPKDFQPSTKFDVEQMWRELRGYVSAFKNAELRRLVFAFLDDEQIGPAFKAAPAAKRLHHAWLGGLLEHVLTLVRVCLGTAPFYPEVDADLLVTGAILHDIGKVRELEWKSSFSYTLEGQMIGHISIAQGMLREKVQQLAPFPEKLRVLVEHMILSHHGKYEFGSPKLPMTPEAILLSALDDLEAKMQAMRNEFAAAVASGKSSGEVTDWVRSMDRPLLNTQGYLKDE is encoded by the coding sequence TTGGTTTACAGCGCGAGGGCTGCGGCTCTCGCGTTTCTGTTTGTGGTGATCGAGGTGGTGCGCGGTATTCTGGTTGAGATGAAAGACTTTTTTATTGAAGATGCGGCGCGGTTCGATAACGCGACAGTGACGACTTATTTTGTTTTGACGTCGATGCAGGTGAGAGACAAGAAGCAGGGTGGACAGTTCCTTGCGTTGAAGGTGAGTGACAAGACGGGCTCGCTCGAGGCACGTATGTGGGATGACGTGACGGAGGCGATAGCGACCTGCGATGAAGGTTGCTATGTAAAGGTGCAGGGGGATATCTCCAAGTATCAAGGGAAGTTTCAGATCACGTTGAAGAAGTTGCGGCTGGCAGCTGAATCGGAGATCGATCCGAAGGATTTTCAGCCTTCGACGAAGTTCGATGTCGAGCAGATGTGGCGGGAGTTGCGGGGATATGTCTCTGCTTTCAAGAACGCGGAGCTGCGGCGGCTGGTGTTTGCGTTTCTTGATGATGAGCAGATTGGGCCTGCGTTCAAGGCGGCTCCTGCTGCGAAGAGGCTGCATCATGCGTGGCTTGGGGGGCTGTTGGAGCATGTGTTGACGCTGGTGCGCGTGTGCCTGGGGACGGCTCCGTTTTATCCGGAGGTGGATGCGGATCTGCTGGTTACGGGCGCAATTTTGCACGATATTGGGAAGGTTCGTGAGTTGGAGTGGAAGTCAAGCTTCAGCTATACGCTGGAGGGCCAGATGATTGGCCATATCAGCATTGCGCAGGGGATGCTGCGGGAGAAGGTGCAGCAGTTGGCGCCGTTTCCGGAGAAGCTGCGGGTGCTGGTGGAGCATATGATTCTGAGCCACCATGGGAAGTATGAGTTTGGTTCGCCGAAGCTGCCGATGACGCCGGAGGCTATTCTTTTGAGTGCTTTGGACGATCTTGAGGCGAAGATGCAGGCTATGCGGAATGAGTTTGCGGCGGCGGTGGCGAGTGGGAAGAGCAGCGGCGAGGTGACTGATTGGGTGAGGAGTATGGATCGGCCACTGCTGAATACCCAAGGGTATTTGAAGGACGAGTAG
- a CDS encoding amidohydrolase family protein: MSPSRHPIIATLTLLLATFAQAPAQSGDLSIDPTLAAQIATIPAIDNHAHPTLSPPAYATDRNFDALPVDNMEPYTDPVGMRPDLAKLHDAWQTLFHFNGQPPLDAAGLTQLEAARESIRTKQGTNYSAYILDKSNIATMLANRVAMGVGVQPPRFRWVPYIDTLLFPLDNTTLAAATPDRKQFFPLEDALRKKYLQQVGLRALPPTLNAYLKQLVTPLLEQQKANGAVAEKFEIAYLRSFGFDDVPQPEADRIYASLLHHPHPNQAQYKRLQDFLFRYIAVECGRLNLPVHLHTTSGGGGYFSIAGDNPLLLEPLFNDPRLRHTNFVLLHGGWPFVHEIGALLQKPNVYLDLSQQSLMISPRTMSAWLREWLELYPEKVLYATDAYPYSSSMGWEEAAWIANRNLRESLGIALTGMLRDNEITDTRATELANMVLHKNAESLYKF, from the coding sequence ATGAGCCCCTCGCGCCATCCCATCATCGCAACCCTCACCCTCCTCCTCGCCACCTTCGCACAGGCCCCCGCACAATCCGGCGATCTCTCCATCGACCCCACCCTCGCCGCGCAAATAGCCACAATCCCTGCCATCGACAATCACGCCCACCCCACGCTGTCTCCGCCCGCCTACGCCACCGACCGCAACTTCGACGCCCTCCCCGTCGACAATATGGAACCGTACACGGACCCCGTCGGCATGCGTCCCGATCTAGCAAAGCTCCACGACGCATGGCAGACCCTCTTCCACTTCAACGGCCAGCCTCCACTCGACGCCGCCGGTCTCACTCAGCTTGAAGCAGCCCGCGAAAGCATCCGCACAAAACAAGGCACCAACTACTCCGCCTACATCCTCGACAAGTCCAACATCGCCACCATGCTCGCCAACCGCGTCGCCATGGGCGTCGGAGTTCAACCACCGCGCTTCCGCTGGGTCCCCTACATCGACACCCTCCTCTTCCCGCTCGACAACACCACCCTCGCCGCCGCAACCCCCGACCGCAAACAGTTCTTCCCCCTCGAAGACGCTCTACGCAAAAAGTATCTGCAACAAGTCGGCCTCAGAGCACTCCCACCCACCCTCAACGCCTACCTCAAGCAACTCGTCACCCCGTTACTCGAACAACAAAAAGCCAACGGCGCGGTAGCCGAAAAATTTGAGATCGCCTACCTCCGCTCCTTCGGCTTCGACGACGTCCCGCAACCCGAAGCAGACCGCATCTACGCCTCGCTCCTCCACCATCCGCACCCCAACCAAGCCCAATACAAGCGCCTGCAGGACTTCCTCTTCCGCTACATCGCCGTCGAGTGCGGACGCCTCAATCTCCCCGTCCACCTCCACACCACCTCAGGCGGAGGCGGCTACTTCTCCATCGCCGGCGACAACCCGCTCCTCCTCGAACCTCTCTTCAACGACCCGCGTCTGCGTCACACCAACTTCGTCCTCCTCCACGGCGGGTGGCCCTTCGTCCACGAGATAGGAGCGCTCCTCCAAAAACCCAACGTCTACCTCGACCTCTCGCAACAATCCCTTATGATCAGCCCACGCACCATGTCCGCCTGGCTGCGCGAGTGGCTCGAGCTCTATCCCGAAAAAGTCCTCTACGCCACCGACGCCTATCCCTACTCCTCCTCCATGGGCTGGGAAGAGGCCGCATGGATCGCCAACCGCAACCTCCGCGAGTCCCTCGGCATAGCCCTGACCGGCATGCTCCGCGACAACGAGATCACAGACACCCGCGCCACAGAACTAGCCAACATGGTCCTCCACAAAAACGCCGAATCCCTCTACAAGTTCTAG
- a CDS encoding HEAT repeat domain-containing protein → MVRADDVASRVRLVVGVLFVLASVGSGLCQAPETFSQALSRHGIVLTKPSLIEALRNPDKEVRGLAAAELAEWKATDSLPEILRAGAAERNEPTKVNIAAAATWLGSSEGLGLLKEMCLDQTLDFYVRQNAARNVFDKRDHACFRAVADMMLPSASPDSRIGALYLLSQLNDRTEEETGVVLNLLVGMLTDADLRVRLESCEGLRWLKRPEAIVPLRNALANEREDIVRQRMESTLDFLGKPRT, encoded by the coding sequence ATGGTCCGCGCTGACGATGTCGCTTCTCGTGTCAGGCTTGTGGTCGGAGTGTTGTTCGTTCTCGCTTCGGTTGGGAGCGGATTGTGTCAGGCTCCGGAGACATTCTCTCAGGCTCTAAGTCGTCATGGCATAGTTCTTACGAAGCCGTCTCTGATTGAGGCACTGAGGAATCCTGATAAGGAGGTGCGTGGGCTGGCTGCTGCGGAGTTAGCTGAGTGGAAGGCGACGGATAGTCTTCCAGAGATCCTGCGAGCCGGCGCGGCTGAGCGGAACGAGCCGACGAAGGTGAATATCGCTGCCGCCGCAACGTGGTTGGGCTCCTCGGAGGGGCTGGGATTACTCAAAGAGATGTGTCTGGATCAGACATTAGATTTTTACGTGCGCCAGAACGCAGCACGGAACGTGTTCGACAAGCGGGATCACGCCTGCTTCAGGGCAGTCGCCGATATGATGCTTCCATCGGCAAGTCCAGACAGTCGGATTGGGGCTCTGTATCTTCTCTCGCAACTCAATGACAGAACGGAAGAGGAGACGGGGGTTGTGCTTAACCTTCTGGTGGGAATGCTGACCGATGCCGATCTCCGGGTGAGACTGGAGAGTTGTGAAGGACTTCGTTGGCTCAAGAGGCCAGAGGCGATCGTACCCTTGCGCAATGCTCTCGCGAATGAACGAGAAGATATTGTTCGGCAGCGGATGGAGTCGACGCTGGATTTTCTTGGTAAACCACGGACGTGA
- the aroC gene encoding chorismate synthase, with amino-acid sequence MLRFSTAGESHGESLVATVSGMPAGVAVDQEFIDRELWRRQKGYGRGGRMRIEKDTAHILSGVRHGKTIGSPIAMVLANNDWKNWVDILPVEVGNATKHKAVASPRPGHADLAGSLKYDFPDARYVLERASARESAARVAAGAMAKMLLRALGVEVASHVIRVGKAELGRAATWEEIAALQLKDEVLLNCVDAEAEARMKAEVDAVLRTGDTVGGVFEVVVHGLPPGVGTHANWDERMDGLLAQAVMSLQAVKAVELGRGVTAAESVGSAVHDAIGYEGAPEEGRGFTKFSREQNNAGGIEGGISNGEDVVVRGYLKPISTLRRPLGSVSFETREPVKAAYERSDVCVVPAAGVAAEAMVALTVARLVVEKFGGDSLREMQRNFNGYCEQIRAY; translated from the coding sequence ATGTTGCGATTTTCTACGGCGGGAGAGAGCCACGGGGAGAGCCTGGTGGCGACGGTGAGTGGGATGCCCGCGGGTGTGGCCGTGGATCAGGAGTTTATTGATCGCGAGCTGTGGCGGAGGCAGAAGGGTTATGGGCGCGGTGGAAGGATGCGGATTGAGAAGGATACCGCGCATATTCTGAGTGGCGTGAGGCATGGGAAGACGATCGGGTCGCCGATTGCGATGGTGCTGGCGAATAACGATTGGAAGAACTGGGTCGACATACTGCCTGTAGAAGTTGGGAACGCCACAAAGCATAAGGCTGTCGCTTCGCCGCGGCCGGGGCATGCGGATCTGGCGGGGAGTTTGAAGTACGACTTTCCGGATGCGCGGTATGTGCTGGAGCGGGCGAGTGCTCGGGAGAGCGCGGCTCGGGTGGCGGCGGGGGCTATGGCGAAGATGTTGTTGCGGGCGCTGGGTGTGGAGGTGGCTAGCCATGTGATTCGCGTTGGGAAGGCGGAGCTTGGGCGGGCGGCGACTTGGGAGGAGATTGCGGCGCTGCAGTTGAAGGATGAGGTCTTGTTGAACTGCGTAGATGCTGAGGCCGAGGCTCGGATGAAGGCTGAGGTGGATGCGGTGCTGAGGACGGGGGATACGGTGGGTGGGGTGTTTGAGGTGGTGGTGCATGGTCTGCCTCCGGGTGTGGGAACGCATGCGAACTGGGATGAGCGGATGGATGGTCTGCTGGCGCAAGCGGTGATGAGTCTGCAGGCGGTGAAGGCGGTGGAACTGGGGCGGGGGGTGACGGCGGCGGAGTCGGTGGGGTCGGCGGTGCATGATGCGATTGGGTATGAGGGTGCTCCTGAGGAGGGGCGCGGGTTTACGAAGTTTTCGCGGGAGCAGAATAATGCTGGGGGGATTGAGGGCGGGATTTCGAATGGCGAGGATGTGGTGGTGCGGGGGTATTTGAAGCCGATTTCTACGTTGCGGAGGCCGCTGGGGTCGGTGAGTTTTGAGACGCGGGAGCCGGTAAAGGCTGCGTATGAGCGGAGCGATGTGTGTGTTGTGCCTGCGGCTGGTGTTGCGGCGGAGGCGATGGTCGCGCTGACGGTAGCGCGGCTGGTGGTGGAGAAGTTTGGCGGTGACTCGCTGCGTGAGATGCAGCGAAATTTCAATGGCTATTGTGAGCAGATTCGAGCGTATTGA
- the def gene encoding peptide deformylase translates to MTGKVSEKKTKIHEVVKWPDPVLAKPGATVTVFDAKLKKLTEEMFESMYAAQGIGLAAPQIAISQRITVIDVSFRKNPEEKIVLINPEIVEREGKQVEEEGCLSLPEIREKVSRAEWVKVKAQDVTGKWFEIEGTELLARAMQHEIDHLEGVLFIDRLSRLKRDLVIRKIKKLIKNGEW, encoded by the coding sequence GTGACGGGAAAAGTGAGCGAGAAGAAGACGAAGATTCATGAGGTAGTGAAGTGGCCGGATCCGGTGCTGGCGAAGCCGGGTGCGACGGTGACGGTGTTCGACGCGAAGCTGAAGAAGCTGACTGAGGAGATGTTCGAGAGCATGTATGCGGCGCAGGGGATTGGGCTGGCCGCGCCGCAGATTGCGATCTCGCAGCGGATAACGGTGATCGATGTGAGCTTCAGGAAGAATCCGGAGGAGAAGATTGTGCTGATCAATCCGGAGATTGTGGAGCGCGAGGGCAAGCAGGTGGAGGAGGAGGGGTGCCTGAGTTTGCCGGAGATTCGTGAGAAGGTTTCGCGCGCGGAGTGGGTGAAGGTGAAGGCGCAGGATGTGACGGGGAAGTGGTTTGAGATTGAGGGGACGGAGTTGCTGGCGCGAGCGATGCAGCATGAGATCGATCATCTGGAGGGGGTGCTGTTTATTGATCGGTTGAGTCGTTTGAAGCGGGATCTGGTGATTCGGAAGATAAAGAAGCTCATCAAAAACGGAGAATGGTGA
- the fmt gene encoding methionyl-tRNA formyltransferase — MKLVFCGTPEFAVPTLQAVIAAGHEVALVVTQPDRAAGRGLEVHVPPVKQAAVTHGLPVVQPEKIKNNLELRARLEEIAPDAILVVAYGRIIPQWMLELPRFGNINLHGSLLPKYRGAAPIQWAVACGEVVTGVTTMRLDAGLDTGDMLLAAVCPVGLEETAVDVYGCLAPLGAELMVETLRRLEAGTICPEEQNHSLATLAPILKREDGLVDFSRSAKQIYDRWRGFQPWPGAHTTLRGKKLIVSKMGICSGRSVAAGELLADGEQMLVGCGSGTVAELLEVQMEGKKRMSAAEFLRGYQVKSGERLGL, encoded by the coding sequence ATGAAATTAGTTTTTTGTGGCACGCCGGAGTTTGCAGTACCTACGCTTCAAGCCGTGATTGCAGCAGGGCATGAGGTTGCGCTGGTGGTGACGCAGCCGGATCGTGCGGCGGGGCGCGGGCTGGAGGTGCATGTTCCTCCGGTGAAGCAAGCGGCCGTGACACACGGTTTGCCTGTGGTGCAGCCGGAGAAGATCAAGAACAATCTGGAGTTGCGCGCGCGTTTGGAGGAGATTGCGCCGGATGCGATTCTTGTTGTTGCGTATGGGCGGATCATTCCGCAGTGGATGCTGGAACTGCCGCGGTTTGGGAATATCAATCTGCATGGGTCGCTGCTGCCGAAGTATCGCGGGGCTGCTCCGATTCAGTGGGCGGTGGCTTGCGGCGAGGTGGTGACGGGTGTGACGACGATGCGGCTGGATGCGGGTCTTGATACGGGCGATATGCTGCTGGCGGCGGTGTGCCCGGTGGGGTTGGAGGAGACGGCGGTGGATGTGTATGGGTGTCTGGCTCCGCTGGGCGCGGAGCTGATGGTGGAGACACTGAGGCGGCTGGAGGCGGGGACAATCTGTCCGGAGGAGCAGAACCACTCGCTGGCTACGCTGGCTCCGATTCTGAAGCGGGAAGATGGGCTGGTGGATTTTTCCCGGTCGGCGAAACAGATTTATGACAGGTGGAGAGGGTTTCAGCCGTGGCCGGGAGCACATACGACGCTGCGGGGGAAGAAGCTGATCGTGTCGAAGATGGGGATTTGTAGTGGGCGCTCGGTTGCTGCGGGGGAGTTGCTGGCGGACGGAGAACAGATGCTGGTTGGTTGCGGTAGTGGGACGGTGGCGGAGTTGCTTGAGGTGCAGATGGAGGGGAAGAAGCGGATGAGTGCTGCTGAGTTTTTGCGTGGGTATCAGGTGAAGAGCGGCGAACGGTTGGGGCTATGA
- a CDS encoding transcription antitermination factor NusB: protein MKDESTSGGGKRKRGAGAGKPGAVKAVSGKAVVARKRPVSAGPTASVEAAVAKITPARLAAFEILKLVGENKGHSDELLHSPRVDGLSPEDRNLTTALVMGVLRWQIALDARVRGLLQRPEQRLAEPVAIALRMGAFQLLHLERIPAHAALSESVELCRAAGEPHATGMVNAVLRKLAGTQKPGVRMHESVAAFAERLGHPRWLVERWVAAYGREAALKICEADQQEPAEGGMFVERGGDWPVMDDGSRLVGEIAAAAMPEAKRVWDCCAAPGGKTLILAKRLGGAEIVASDVSVKRLAQAEARLRRYAYAERVRFSVADASDAKSVAGEFDLILCDVPCSGTGTMAGNPEIRHRLKVEEFVRQAERQRTILKGALKRLARGGRLVYSTCSLEAEECEGVVDAVVGAGGVVRVPVDGVMAELAERGVLSGEMGSAVRDGALRTLPGVHGGDGFYAVMLERK from the coding sequence ATGAAGGACGAGTCGACGTCTGGAGGAGGAAAACGGAAGCGGGGTGCTGGTGCGGGAAAGCCTGGTGCGGTGAAGGCGGTTTCGGGTAAGGCGGTGGTGGCGCGGAAGAGGCCTGTGTCGGCTGGGCCTACGGCTTCGGTGGAGGCTGCGGTTGCGAAGATAACGCCGGCTCGGCTGGCTGCGTTTGAGATTTTGAAGCTGGTGGGGGAGAACAAGGGTCATAGCGACGAGTTGCTGCATTCGCCGCGGGTGGATGGCTTGTCGCCGGAGGATCGGAACCTGACGACTGCGCTGGTGATGGGGGTGCTGCGATGGCAGATTGCGCTGGATGCGCGGGTGAGGGGGTTGCTGCAGAGGCCGGAGCAGAGGCTGGCGGAGCCGGTGGCGATTGCGCTGCGGATGGGGGCGTTTCAGTTGCTGCATCTGGAGAGGATTCCGGCGCATGCGGCGTTGAGTGAGAGCGTGGAGTTGTGCAGGGCAGCGGGGGAGCCACATGCGACGGGGATGGTGAATGCGGTGCTTCGGAAGCTGGCGGGGACGCAGAAGCCGGGAGTGCGGATGCATGAATCGGTAGCGGCGTTTGCGGAGAGGCTGGGGCATCCGCGATGGCTGGTGGAGCGATGGGTGGCGGCTTATGGGCGCGAGGCGGCGTTGAAGATCTGTGAGGCGGATCAGCAGGAGCCGGCGGAGGGTGGGATGTTTGTGGAGCGCGGTGGGGATTGGCCGGTGATGGATGATGGGTCGCGGCTGGTGGGGGAGATTGCTGCGGCAGCTATGCCTGAGGCGAAGAGAGTTTGGGATTGCTGCGCTGCCCCTGGGGGGAAGACTTTGATTTTGGCGAAGCGGTTGGGTGGTGCGGAGATTGTGGCGAGTGATGTGAGTGTGAAGCGACTGGCTCAGGCGGAGGCGAGGCTGCGGCGGTATGCGTATGCGGAGCGAGTTAGGTTTTCCGTGGCCGATGCGTCGGATGCTAAGAGTGTTGCGGGGGAGTTTGATCTGATTTTGTGCGATGTGCCCTGCTCGGGGACGGGAACGATGGCGGGGAATCCGGAGATTCGGCATCGGCTGAAGGTGGAGGAGTTTGTGCGGCAAGCGGAGAGGCAGAGGACGATTTTGAAGGGGGCGTTGAAGCGGCTGGCTCGGGGTGGGCGGCTGGTCTATTCGACTTGCTCGCTGGAGGCGGAGGAGTGTGAGGGTGTGGTGGATGCGGTTGTTGGGGCGGGTGGGGTGGTGAGGGTGCCGGTGGATGGGGTGATGGCGGAGCTTGCGGAGCGTGGGGTTTTGAGTGGGGAGATGGGTTCGGCGGTGCGGGATGGGGCGCTTCGAACGCTGCCTGGTGTGCATGGGGGCGATGGGTTTTATGCGGTGATGTTGGAGCGGAAGTAG